From Pseudomonas sp. FP2335, the proteins below share one genomic window:
- a CDS encoding CitMHS family transporter yields MLATLGVITILCLLAAVMSKRLSPLVALIALPIIAALLGGFGLQTSAFIITGIKNVAPVVGMFVFAILFFGIMTDAGMLDPIIDRILRTVGTRPTRIVVGTATLALLVHLDGSGAVTFLVTVPAMLPLYTRLGIDKRILACVCAMAAGVNFLPWTGPVLRSSAALHVPVADLFQPLIPVQIVGLIFVFACAWWLGRREEKRLGLGAGTRVDAMPQRVLSEDDIKLRRPRLFWVNLMLTVLVMVVMIAGWVDPVVMFMLGTVVALCINYPNVDAQRARIDAHAKTALTMASILLAAGVFTGIMQGTGMLKAIAEVAVAQIPAGHGKLIPAVVGFISMPLSMLFDPDSYYFGVMPVIAEVGKALGVDPLQVAQASLLGVHTTGFPVSPLTPATFLLVGLCKIELADHQRFTIPFLFAASVLMTLTALLLGVI; encoded by the coding sequence ATGCTCGCTACCCTGGGTGTCATTACCATCCTGTGCCTGCTCGCTGCCGTCATGAGCAAACGCCTCTCGCCACTGGTGGCCCTGATCGCCTTGCCGATCATTGCCGCACTGCTCGGTGGGTTCGGCCTGCAAACCAGCGCCTTCATCATTACCGGTATCAAGAACGTCGCCCCCGTGGTGGGCATGTTTGTGTTTGCGATCCTGTTTTTCGGGATCATGACCGACGCCGGTATGCTCGACCCCATCATTGATCGCATCCTGCGCACGGTTGGCACACGTCCTACGCGGATTGTCGTCGGCACCGCGACCCTCGCTTTACTGGTGCATCTGGACGGTTCCGGCGCGGTGACCTTCCTGGTGACGGTGCCGGCGATGCTGCCGCTGTATACGCGGCTGGGCATCGATAAACGTATCCTCGCCTGTGTTTGCGCGATGGCTGCCGGGGTCAACTTCCTGCCCTGGACCGGCCCGGTGCTGCGCTCGTCCGCTGCTTTGCATGTGCCCGTCGCGGACCTGTTCCAGCCGCTGATCCCGGTACAGATCGTCGGCCTGATCTTTGTGTTCGCCTGTGCCTGGTGGCTCGGTCGCCGGGAAGAAAAACGCCTGGGCCTGGGCGCCGGCACCCGCGTCGATGCCATGCCGCAACGGGTGCTCAGCGAGGATGACATCAAGCTGCGCCGCCCGCGTCTGTTCTGGGTCAACCTGATGCTCACCGTGCTGGTGATGGTGGTGATGATCGCCGGCTGGGTCGATCCGGTGGTGATGTTCATGCTCGGCACCGTGGTGGCGCTGTGCATCAACTACCCGAACGTGGACGCCCAGCGCGCCCGCATCGATGCGCATGCCAAGACCGCACTGACCATGGCCAGCATCCTGCTCGCCGCCGGGGTGTTCACCGGCATCATGCAAGGCACCGGCATGCTCAAGGCGATTGCCGAAGTGGCGGTGGCGCAGATTCCGGCGGGCCACGGCAAGTTGATCCCGGCCGTGGTCGGTTTCATCTCCATGCCGTTGAGCATGCTGTTTGACCCCGATTCCTACTATTTCGGCGTGATGCCGGTGATCGCCGAAGTGGGCAAGGCCCTGGGCGTCGACCCGCTGCAAGTGGCCCAGGCCTCATTGCTTGGCGTGCATACCACCGGCTTCCCGGTCAGCCCGCTGACCCCCGCGACCTTCCTGTTGGTGGGCCTGTGCAAGATCGAATTGGCCGATCACCAGCGCTTCACCATTCCGTTTCTGTTTGCCGCGTCGGTGTTGATGACCCTGACTGCGCTGCTCCTGGGAGTGATTTGA
- a CDS encoding acyclic terpene utilization AtuA family protein: MKTLRIGSGAGYSGDRIEPAVELAEQGDLDYLVFECLAERTIALAQQARITDPAGGYDPLLSERMRRVLPFVGDKTGRRLRVITNMGAANPVSAALEVRRIARELGLELKVVAVVGDDVLDVLHADFRLDNGQTVGSLGERLISANAYLGVEGILEALHADADVVITGRVADPSLFLAPQMFEFGWAADDWQRLGRGTLVGHLLECAGQVSGGYFADPGFKDVDDLARLGFPLAEIDADGEAVITKVGGSGGRVSRATCTEQLIYEVHDPAAYLTPDVTADFSQVGFVEEGVDRVRAQGAGGRARPEQLKVSVGYLDGWIGEGQMSYGGPGAVARAELARAVVLKRLELMGVKMQDVRAELIGMDSLHGPRSGVEPWEVRLRVAARCEDRLEAVRVGNEVETLYTNGPSGGGGASKSVRQVVAVASLLLPRDAVNPRIEA, from the coding sequence ATGAAAACCTTGCGCATCGGTTCCGGCGCCGGCTATTCCGGCGACCGTATCGAACCTGCCGTCGAGTTGGCCGAGCAGGGCGACCTGGATTACCTGGTGTTCGAGTGCCTGGCCGAACGCACCATCGCCCTGGCGCAACAGGCGCGGATCACAGATCCCGCGGGCGGTTACGATCCGCTGTTGAGTGAGCGCATGCGCCGTGTACTGCCGTTCGTGGGCGATAAGACTGGGCGTCGCCTGCGGGTGATCACCAATATGGGCGCGGCCAACCCCGTGTCGGCGGCGCTTGAAGTGCGGCGTATTGCCCGTGAGCTGGGCTTGGAACTCAAGGTGGTCGCCGTGGTTGGCGATGACGTGTTGGACGTGTTGCACGCCGATTTTCGGCTGGATAACGGCCAGACCGTTGGCTCCCTCGGTGAACGGCTGATCTCGGCGAATGCCTACCTGGGTGTCGAGGGCATCCTGGAGGCGCTGCACGCCGACGCCGATGTGGTCATCACCGGGCGGGTGGCCGACCCTTCGTTGTTCCTCGCGCCGCAGATGTTTGAGTTCGGCTGGGCGGCGGACGATTGGCAGCGCCTGGGGCGCGGTACGTTGGTCGGGCATTTGCTGGAGTGTGCCGGGCAAGTCAGCGGCGGTTATTTCGCAGATCCCGGCTTCAAGGACGTGGATGACCTTGCGCGCCTGGGCTTCCCCTTGGCCGAAATCGATGCCGACGGTGAAGCGGTGATCACCAAGGTTGGCGGCTCTGGTGGGCGGGTCAGCCGCGCTACCTGCACCGAACAATTGATCTATGAAGTGCATGACCCGGCGGCGTACCTGACGCCGGATGTGACCGCAGATTTTTCCCAGGTGGGGTTTGTCGAGGAGGGCGTTGACCGCGTGCGTGCCCAGGGCGCCGGTGGCCGCGCGCGTCCCGAGCAATTGAAAGTCAGCGTCGGCTATCTGGACGGTTGGATTGGCGAAGGGCAGATGTCCTACGGCGGGCCGGGGGCTGTCGCACGGGCAGAGTTGGCGCGGGCTGTCGTCCTCAAGCGCCTGGAGTTGATGGGCGTAAAGATGCAGGACGTACGCGCCGAGCTGATCGGCATGGACTCGCTGCACGGCCCGCGCAGCGGCGTCGAGCCCTGGGAAGTACGCCTGCGCGTGGCGGCTCGCTGTGAGGATCGCCTTGAGGCGGTGCGGGTTGGCAATGAAGTGGAAACCCTCTACACCAACGGCCCCTCCGGCGGCGGCGGTGCCAGCAAAAGCGTACGGCAGGTGGTGGCGGTGGCATCGTTGCTGCTGCCGCGTGATGCGGTCAACCCGAGGATCGAAGCATGA